Proteins encoded in a region of the Quercus lobata isolate SW786 chromosome 8, ValleyOak3.0 Primary Assembly, whole genome shotgun sequence genome:
- the LOC115956404 gene encoding epoxide hydrolase 3-like yields the protein MVNIFAVYKPLLCWVMKLVGMRPQRVEIEPGTIMNFWVPNETPKKSKNSNNNKAVVFIHGFAADGIITWQSQVLALARKYKVYVPDLVFFGGSITDRSERSPEFQAECVAKGLKNLGVERCTLVGLSYGGMVGFKMAEMYPDLVESMVLTCSVMALTKSISDAALERIGFKSWSDYLLPDSVQGVKVLFDIATFKLPRIPNFIYKHYLEVMFDNRKEREELLEALVIDDNDFTIPSHPQRVHLLWGENDIIFNMEVVNDLKRQLGDHRATLQYIEKAGHLVEAERPCVYNKHLKEILTTLLEDGDQTQRSL from the exons atggtgaaCATTTTTGCAGTGTACAAGCCGCTGTTATGTTGGGTAATGAAGCTTGTCGGGATGAGGCCCCAAAGAGTGGAAATCGAGCCAGGAACCATAATGAATTTCTGGGTCCCTAATGAAActccaaaaaaatccaaaaacagcAATAATAACAAAGCTGTTGTATTCATTCATGGGTTTGCAGCTGATGGTATTATAACGTGGCAATCCCAAGTGTTAGCTCTAGCAAGAAAGTACAAAGTTTATGTGCCGGATTTAGTCTTCTTTGGTGGCTCAATCACTGACAGATCAGAGCGGTCACCGGAGTTCCAAGCTGAGTGTGTGGCAAAGGGTCTGAAGAACCTAGGTGTGGAGAGGTGTACCTTGGTGGGGTTGAGCTATGGTGGGATGGTTGGTTTCAAGATGGCTGAGATGTACCCTGACTTGGTTGAGTCTATGGTGCTCACTTGCTCTGTCATGGCCTTGACAAAGTCCATAAGTGATGCAGCCCTTGAGAGGATTGGGTTCAAGTCCTGGTCTGATTATTTGCTTCCAGATTCTGTCCAAGGTGTGAAAGTACTTTTTGACATTGCCACCTTCAAGTTGCCTCGGATCcctaattttatttacaaaCATTATTTGGAG GTAATGTTTGACAAcagaaaggagagagaagaatTACTCGAGGCTTTGGTCATTGATGATAATGACTTTACCATTCCTAGTCATCCTCAG AGAGTACATCTCCTGTGGGGAGAGAATGACATCATTTTCAACATGGAAGTTGTTAACGACTTGAAGAG GCAATTGGGAGATCACAGAGCAACACTACAATATATAGAGAAAGCAGGTCACCTTGTTGAGGCTGAACGACCATGTGTCTACAACAAGCATCTCAAAGAAATTCTCACCACTTTATTGGAAGATGGAGACCAAACACAACGAAGCTTATAG